CGTGCGGTTGCCGGTCGCGTCGTAGCCATAGGTGTTCCAGTACGGTGCGGGTCCGCCGATCGTGCGCCCGCCGGGGCTGACAACGGCAGGGCCGGTTGCGTTCTTGCAGCCGCCGATGCCGGCGACGGTGGTGGAGCTACCGGTGCCGTGGACGACGCCGGAGGTGTCAGTCCAGTCGGCGGTGGTGAAGGTGCCCCCGGTGTCGGTCCAGGCGTTGGTCAGCCGGCCCAGGTAGTCGTAGGTGAAGCACTGGGTGTCGGTGACACTGGCGTCCTGGACGGTGGTGGCCGAGGTCACCCGGCCGGACGGGGTGTAGGTGTAGCTCGTCTGGTCGACGGAGGTCGTGCCGACCTGCCGGTCCACGAAGGAGTTGATGACGCGGCCGGTCGACCAGTCGTACTGCTGGGTCGAGACGACCTGCTTGCCGTATTCGCCGGCGGTCGTACGGACGGGTCGCGCGAGGGCGTCGTACTCGACCTTGGCGATGACCGCCTTGTTGAGGCTGGCGGCTGCTGTGAGGAGGCCGGTGATGGTGCGGCCGTAGCTGACGGTTTCGGCCGGCAGTCCGCCGGCGGCGGGGATGCTGACCTTCTTCAGTGAGCCGATGACCGGGCTGTAGGTGTTGGTGGTGGTGTAGGTGCCCGCGAGCGCGCCTTCGGCGGACGGGATGGTGACGGAGGCGCCGAGCGGGCGGTAGGCGGTGTCGTAGCCGGTCACGGCCTTGGTGTAGGCCGCTCCGCTCGCGCCGCCCACGTAGCGGGTGGAGGAGGTGGGCTGGCCCTTGAGGATGGTGTCGTAGGTCCAGGACGCCAGCTGGTTCGCCGGTGCGACGCTGCCGTTGTACATGCCGGTCCTGCGGCCGAGCAGGTCGTAGCTGTAGGCGAGCGTGTTGTTCTTGGCGTCGACGGTGTGGTCGATGCGCGAGTTGACGTCGTAGAACGTCTGGCTCACGCCCGTGTCCGGGTCGGAAGCGGAAACCTGGCGTCCGCGCAGGTCGTAGGTGTAGCTCCAGGTGTTGCCGCTGCTGTCGGTCCGCGTGGACGCGAGACCGCCGGGCGTGTAGCCGTAGGTGGTGACATCCGCGTCAGCGGCGTTGCCGGTCGCCGACGTGGTCCGGTACTGCCACAGGGCGGTCGTGTGCCCGCGAGCATCGATCACGGCCGTCGTCGGCATTGCGCCCGCAGGCGGGGTGACGTCGGTGCGGTCCGCGCCGGGATAGGCGGTGGTGGTGGCCCACTGGAGGTTGCCGTAGGAGCGGAACTCCGAGCGCAGTGCCCGGCCGCGGCCGTCGTAGGTGTTCCACATCTGGCCGGGTACCTGGCCGTCGGCAGCGGGGATGAAGACGGACTCGGTAGGGAAGGAGCCCTTCTCGTAGTACGGGTTGGAGGTCTTGATCACCCAGCCGTGTGTGTCGTAGACGGTGTCGGTGATCAGGCGTCCGGTGGGCTTGGCGTCGCTGGTGCGCTGGGTCTGGCGGGGCCGTCCCAGGCCGTCGTAGATGTCGATGTTCGCGGAGTAGGTGACCGCGTCGTCGTTGATCCACTCCGTCTTGACGGTGGACGGCGCCGTCGTCCCGTTCACGGCGTAGGTGAACTTCTTGCTGGGAAGCTCGCTCGTAGGACGGTCGGGCGCCCACACTGCGGTGATGCGGCCGAGGGCGTCGTACTGGGCTGTGGTGACACGGCCGTTGACGTCCGTGTCGGTCAAGGGCGAGCCGCGCGCGGGGTCCTGCGTGACAGTGCTGGTCCAGCCCGGCATGGGTCCGGTGGACCGGGTCTCGGTCGGCAGGGCTCCGGAAGCCGGGGTGAACGCCATGGACGTCACGGCGGGGGTGGTCGACGGGCCGCTCACCTGCGCGCCGTCGCGGTCGTAGGCCGAGCCGTCGGTCGTCGCGGTCGTCAGCGGGCGCCCGTAGGCGTCGAAGGTCGCGGTGGCGCCCTGGATGTAGACCGGGTTTCCGGCCTGGTCGAAGTGGTCAAGGACCTGGGTGCTGGTCGCATCGCCGGTCGCGCCGGCCTTGCTGAAGGGCCTGCCGTCGTAGAGCGTACGGATGCCGGCGATCGTGTTGGCGGCGGACGCGGTGGTACCGCACGGGCCCTGAACGGTGACGATCTCCGACGTCAGCAGGACACGCTGCGGGTTGTCGCTGGTCGCGTACTTCACGCTGGTACAGGTCTCGGGGGCGGAGGCGGTGCCGTCGCCCTTGTCGTTGACCTGCTTGACGCGGTTGCCGTTGGCAGGGTCGGTGGTCGTGACGGTTGTGGTGGTGCGCCAGCTGCCGTCGGCGAGGGGGGCCTTGGTAGTGGCCGTGGTCTCGGAGTCCGGGAATCGGGCGTAGATCGCGGGCGCTCCGGCACTCTGGGTGTGAGTGGCGGTGATCGGCTGTCCGCTGTAGGTGCTTCCGCTGATCGTCTGGACCGTGCCGCCGGCTTTGTCGTAGACCTCGGTGGCCACGGCGCGCCCGCTCAGCCAGTCGCTGTCGGTGACGGTTCCGCCGAGGGGGCTGGCGACCTGGACGCTCCGCTGGCCCGTGGCGAGGTAGTCGCCGTCCATGCCGCGCAGGTAGGTGACCGTCTGCTGGGTCTTGGGCGCCTCGCTCGCGGCACCGCTGCCGGTAGTAGTCGTGACCGACTGGTAGCCGCGGAAGTTGTCCCAGGTACGGGGGTCGGCGAACTCGGCGTCGTTGCGGTGCCACGCGGCCCCGCCGTTGTAGGTGTACTCGGTGGTCTTCTCGATCGCGGGGGTGCTGACACGGTCCTGTTCGACGACGCTCCTGACGAGGGGCTTGTCGAACCAGTCGGTGATCAGCGTCTTCTTGGCGGTGGCAGGGTCGGTCTGGTACCACTTGGTGGGCATGCAGGCCATCGAGTTGTTGTCCTCGGAGGCCGGCATGCGGTTGTTGACCCGGGAGCACTCGGGGTCGGTGTAGAGGACGTCGATCCGTCCGCCGGTCTCCGTCGTGATGCCCTGGATGCGCGGACGCATGAACATCTTCTCGGCCGGGACGAGACCGTCGATGCGGTTGGCGCGCATCTTGTACTCGAACTGCATGGCCGGCAGGTTCTTGATCTCGGCCTGGCCGTTGCTGGGGACGCGCTGGATCGAGTCGAGCTGCAGGAGGCGCTTGGTCCCGTCGCCGGGGTCGGCGAGTTCCTGGTTGAGATTCCAGGTGTCGACGGTGCGGGGGGCGGAGTTGACCCAGACCTGGGTGCTGATCGTGGTCAGGCGCTTGGTCGTGAAGAACGTCGGCGCCGAGTTCACGCATGTGCTGTCGGTGCAGATCTGGTCAACCGGAGTGTCCGGCCAGGCGTTGGCGTTGGCGGTGGTGCGCTGGCTCTCGGAGCAGTCGGTGGTGGCGCCGGGGGTGCAGCGCTCGGCGACGGTGAAGAGGATCTTCGCCGCCGGGCTGGCGGTGCCCTTGGCGGCCTTCTGGTCGTCCAGGCGCTGGCCGTAGGCGATCTCCTTGAGGTAGCCGGCGCGCTGGTAGTCGGTGAGGGTGCCGGTGCCGCCGCCCTGGACGGTGCCGCGCTGGTACTTGTTGCCCTCGGTGGCGTACTTGTAGGTGGTCAGGTTGCCGTGCGGGTCGATGACGTAGTCCAGCTGCCAGCGCCACGCCATCTGGCACCAGGAGTTCTTCCCACTGCCGGAGTTGTAGCAAGGGTCTCCGCTGTTCGGCGAGTACACCGGGACCGTGAGGACGGAGTTCGCGGCCGGGTCGGTGCCGTCGCCGCCGGGCAGGTGGTTGAGGCCGAAGTAGTATTGGACACCGTCGGAGGTGGTGATCCGCCAGTACTCCATGTCCCGGTAGTCGATATCGCCGGCCGCCTTCGGTGCGCCGGTGAGCTGCTCGATCTTGGAGCCGTCGTCGCTCTGGAGATGCCAGACGCCGCTGGCGTCGTCGCGTACGATCGTGCCGGAGTGGCTACCCAGGGAGAGGGTGGCGTTCTGGCCGCCCCAGCACTGGTCCGACGAACCCGTGATGCCGGCCTTGTCGCAGCTGCGGTACGAGCGCTCGATGAATCCGGGCTCGTAGCCCCAGCCGTCACCGATCCACGAGGGCTGGGCGTTCACTGCGGAGGTCTTGCCGTCCACCGCCGCTGAGTTGTAGCCCAGCGCCACGACCGGGGCAGCCCCGCCGAGGGAGGGGGGCACCTGGATCGGGTAGTTGTAGGTGAAGTTGCCCGCGTTGGACCCCGCTGTCCATGCCATCGACGGCGACAGGGAAGTCGCGGTGTAGTTACCCATGGGGCCCGACGGCGAAGGCGTCGGCGCAATGACCACGGAGCTACCGCTGCCTGCGTCGGCGGCCGCCGCCTGCGCAGTGGTGAACGACGTCTTCACGGCGCCGTTCTGGCCCTTGCCCGCTAGGGGTGCGGCAGCCGCCGGTGGCAGAGTCACGTCGGCAGTGATCTTGCCGGAGCCGTCCGTCTTGGACGGGACCGGTGTCTGCGTCCGGCACTCGGGGCGCTCGGGCGTCGTAAGCGCGCACGCCGGCAGGGCGACCAGGGCGGCTCGATCCGACCAACCAGACGCCTGGAGAGCCTTGAGGTCGAGCGTGACGCTTGCGCTGCGCCCGTTGCCACCGGCCACCGGCTCCGCGTCGGAGAGGGCGATCAGCGGCCCCGCCGCGCCCGCGGCTTTGCCCTTGTCCGCGCCGGCGACCCGAACGGTGACGGCGTGTGCGCTCTCGCCCTTGCCGGCCCCGGGCGCAACCTCGACCGCCAGCGCCCCGGCCTTGGTGCCGGTCGTCCCGCCGGAGGCGGGCGATGCGCCGCCGGTCGCCTTTCGGGCGGCGTCGGCCTCGGCGCTGTTGAGCCCGAGCGTCACCGTCTCGGTACCGGTGACCACCGGCGCGACCGCTTCCGGCTTCCACTGCGCCGTCCTTCCCGCCGGCTTGGCACCCGGGGGCCGGACATCGCGGCCCTTGACCGGGACGGTCTCGTTGCCCAGAGGCGTGTTCGGGGGAGTCCAGACCTCCCCCTCGGGCTGGGGGAAGGTCCACGCCGCCGCTGGCGGCACGGACACTCCGGCCATCGCCAGGGCGACCACTGCCGCCACCGCCGGCGACCGCCATCGACCGCCTATTCGTGTCCCGGCCCGTTTCCGGGCAGGCCTATCCAGCACCGTGACGGCTCCTCACTAACTATCGACACAACGTCATATGGGCATGGCTATGCCATGATCGAGGTGACGATATGTGAGCTCACCGACACGCCGCCAGATCGTTCGAACACTGCATATGAGATTTTTATAAACTCTTGACCTCGCTGTCCGCGGCTTTCCGGACATGTCCACGCAAGTCGGCAACGGGTTTGACCCGACCGTAGATCAGACCGCATCGTTCCCACCCGAACGCCCCCCATCACGGGGGCAGCCGACCGGGAGGGAATCACACAAGCAGCATGTCCACCACGCCGCGCACAATCATGGACACTCCACCGCCACCATCCATACGCAAACGCGCGCTCGCCCTGACCGCTCTCGGCACCGGCTGCGCCTTGAGCCTCGCCCTGCTCACCGCGCCGACGGCCCTCGCAGCCGACGGCAGCCCAACTCCGGCGACCCCGACCCACGGACCTGTGGGCGGAGTGAGGCCGATCGTCCCGTCGATGCCGGCACCACCCCGAACTCCCGTGCAGCAGGCGATACTCGACGCGATCGCCAAGGCCAAGTCCACGGGCAAGCCGGTCGTGGTCGACGCGATGACCGACTCGGCCTCGAAGACCGTGGCCAACCCGAACGGCACACTGTCGACTACCGACAACGCCCAGCCCGTGCGCATCAAGCGCGACGGCGTGTGGGCCGACATCGACTCCACCTTGCGGCCCAACGCCGACGGCACAGTCAGCCCTACGGTTGCGAGCACCGCCCTCACGTTCTCCGGCGGCGGGAACGGGCCGATGGCCACCGTGACCACTGGTGATGGGAAGAAGCTCTCCGTCGGTGCCCCCTTCGCGCTGCCGAAGCCGTCGTTGAACGGGGCGACGGCCACCTACCGGAACGTTTTGCCCGACGTCGACCTGCAACTGACGGCACTTCCTGTCGGCGGCTGGCGGGACGTGATCGTCGTCCGCACACCCGCGGCCGCCGCCAACCCCGCTCTGAAGACCCTGCACTTCCCCCTCACCGCCCAGGGGCTCACCGTCTCCTCGGACGACCAGGGACGCATCGATGTCAAGGATGACAAGGGCGCTCTGCGGTTCCGTTCCCCCTCACCCCTGCAGTGGGACTCCTCCAAGCCCGGCGCAGCCGCGCCCGCCGCCGCCTCCAGGTCGTTCGCGCGTGCGGCGCTGACCGCGGCGCCGGCCGCCGACCCTGCACCGGTCGAAGGGACCCTGTCCACGGCCGAGGCCCCGGGCGACGGAGCGAACGTCGCCCGGATCGGCAGCAAGGCCACGGGCGACGCCATCGAGCTCACCCCGGACCCGAAGGCGCTGGGCTCGGGTACCGGCCCCTGGTATCTGGACCCGACCCTCACGGCCGTCACGAGCTACACGCAGAGCTCCGTCGAGGTGCAGGAGAACCACAAGGACGCGAAGAACTTCAACGCGAAGTCCAACCTCGCCACCGGTTTCTGCGGCTACCACAGCTCCGACCCCAGCGAGGACTGCGGCACTTTCGGCCGCCAGCGCGCCTACTTCCAGTTCGGCGTCAACCCCGCCATCTACACCCAGGTCGCCGGCGCCCAGGTGCCACCCACGCTCTTCACCTCCATCCTCAACGCCCAGGTCACCGGCGCCTCCAGCCCCAGCACCGCCACCAACCTCGGCGTCTACTGGGCCCCCACCGCCATCAACGGCGACACCAACTGGTACCAGCAGCCGTGCAACGACAACGGCAACCAGATCATGGGGGGCTGCACGTACGTCGGCGGCCAGCCCATCACCGGCACCGGCCCCATGGCCGTCGAGGTCACCGACATCATGAAGCAGGCGGCCGCCGGCAAGTGGGCCACCTGGACCATCGGCATCGCCCCCAGCGACACCGAGTGGACCAAGGAATACCGCCACTACATCGCCAACAACCCCAGCGTCACCACCACCTACGACATCACCCCCACCATCTGGGACCCCCACACCACCCCCGCCCCCGGCTTCGCCGGCAACGGCACCACCACCCGGTGCACCAGCGGCGGCGCCAACCCCTGGGACAACCCCGGCTGGATCGGCAGCAACCAGAACGTCTACCTCACCGCCAACAGCTACTCACCCAGCGGCCAGCCCCTCTACACCGGCTTCCACATGTGGGACGACAACGACCCCAACTTCAGTGTGAAGGACGGCGGTTGGCTCGGCAGCTACAACAACCCCGGCTACAACCTGTCGGTCGGCTCACTGAGTGACGGCCACCAGTACGGCTGGTACGCCGCATCCTCCGACGGCCTCCTCACCTCGCCGATGAGCGCGTGGTGCTACTTCCGCGTCGACAAGACCAACCCCCGCGTCAGCATCAGCTCCAACGACTTCCCGCCGTCCGGCACCCCGAACCCCAACCCCGCCAAGTACATGAACGACGAGGGCACCTTCGTCATCAACGCCGACGACCCGGCCCCCGGCCAGGGACTCCAGGCGTCCGGCGTCGCCTGCGTCCGGGTGAGCACGGATTCGACTCCGGTCACCGGCTGGAAGTGCGGACAGAGCGGCACCATGCCCGCCGGCCAGCCCTACAAGTACAAGCCCAAGGACTGGGGCACCAACACCCTTTACGCCCAGGCCATGGACAACGCCGGGAACTACAGCCAGCCGGCCGTCTACAACTTCTACGTCCCCTGGAAGCCCGGCACCCAGCCCCTGTTCGGCGACGTCGACAACGACCAGAAGCCCGACGTCGTCACCGTCGACAAGAACGGCGACCTGCGGATCATCGGCGGCACCAGCGACCCCACCACGTCCCTCGCCGCCCCCGCGGCCGCCGCGCCCGGCAACCGCGACTACGGCGCGACGTGGTCCGACTTCCAGGTCAGCCACCACGGCACCTTCGCCGTCGGCCAGGCCGTGGACGAGATCATCGCCCACTACAACAAGGACACGACCTCGAAGCTGCGGGAGGCTCTCTACCTGATCCCCAACAGCGGCACAGGCCGCTACGACACCCTTATGCCGATCGCCCTCAACCGGCCCGCGTGCACCACCTACGGCACCGGCGCCCCGTGCCCCGGCTACAACGGCAAGAACTGGAGCGACGTCTCCCAGGCCATCGCCCTCGGCACACCCGACGGCGAGGCCATCGGCGGCGAGCCGAACAACCCCGACCGCAAGGTCATCATGACCCAGACCTCCATCCTCACCCTGGAGAACAACAACCTCTACCTCTTCCAGCCCAACGGCCAGGTCGACAGCCTCGACGCCGCCACGCTCATCCCCGCCACCTCGGGCAGCTGGGCCGACCTCGATCTCATCAACCCCGGCGCCGCCAACGGCGCCACCACCCTCCCCGGCGCCACCGACCCGACCTACCAGACCACCCTCTGGGCACGGAACCGCACCACCGGCGACGTCTTCGCCTACCCGCTCGGCTGGAAGGCCGACGGAACCGTGGACTACACCGCGCTCACCAAGCCCGGCCAAGGGATCAAGCTGGCCGTCGGCCAGGCCCTGCCCGCGGCCGACTACCCCCGCATCGGCGCCGGCGACCTCAACAACGACGGCACCGTCGACCTCTGGGTGATCGACAGGACCAACGCGATCGCCATCTTCCCCGGCAAGAGCAGCACCGGGGTCAAGGGCAAGGTCGAGGCCTTCGACCACTGGAACTTCGCCGGCTACGCCGACTCCAGCGTCACCGTCCACCCCAACCTCGTGAACTGGCTGTGCGCCGACGCCATCGGCGGCCCCAACGAAGGCACCGAGATCGCCGCCTACGCCTGCTGGCAGACCATCAACCAGCGGTTCAACTTCGCCACCGACGGCACCATCCGCGCCGGCAGCTGGTGCGTCTCCACCAAGGACAACGCCCTCGGCAACGGCGCCCGCCTCGTCCTGTCGAGGTGCATCGGCAACACCGGCCAGAAGTGGTCCGTCCGCGCCGACGGCCGCATCTACCTCCCCGCCACCGTCACCCCGGACAACCCCGGCGGACGCTGCCTCGAACTGCCCGGCTGGTCCACCGCCCAGGGCACCCGCCTCGACATCTGGGACTGCCCCAGCCTCCAGGCCAACCAGCAATGGACCCTGAACTACGAACCGCACGCCCCCTGATCGGCCACGCCGCACCAACACCGTGAACTGACCCGACACGCAAGCGCAGGGGCGGGGCTCCGGCACCCGTCGCGAAGCCCCGCCCCACGCCGACACCACCACCCCGTACACACCCATGGGAACCCGTGAACACCACCCCTGAGCACCCCGCCGACCAGCGGCGCAGCACCAGCGTCACCACCAAGAGGGCCCTCGCTGCAACCGCCGCAGCCCTCGCTCTGGCATCGGTCGCCGCCTGCGGCCCCGACAAGGTCGACAGCCACGTTGCCGGCACCGCCGCCTCCGCCTCCCCCAGCCCCACCGAACGACTCGAGTCGATGACCGGCGTCATCATCCTCGAACGTGCCCAGCAGGACTTCCTCAAGGCCCCGACGGTGAAGATCACCGGACACCTCACCACCGACGGACAGAAGACCGACTTCACCGTGCAGACCGACACCCAGGGCAACTGCAAGGGATCCTTCACCACCGCCGGTCAGGGAACCACGCAGGTGCTGCGCACCTCGGGACAGACCCTCGTCAAGCCCGACGCCCAGGCCCTCGCCAAACTCACCGGCCCCGCAGCGGCCGAACTCGGCAAGGACCGCTGGCTGCGCCTCGTCCCCGGCGACGCGATGACCACCGTCACCCAGGTGTGCGACCGCAAGAGCATCCCCGTCTTCGGCGACGGCACCCGCGCCAACCAGGTCGTCAACAGCGGCACCACGACCGTCAACGGCGTTAAGGTCGTCGAGATCCTCGCGATCACCCATGACGAGGGTGGGTTCACCGGGCACGTCTCCACCGAGACCCCGGCGCGCCCAGTGCGCGTCGAGTCCAAGGAGCAGGACGTGGCCATGGACTTCGCCGACTACGGCACCCCGCTGGACGCCGCCCTCCCGCCTGCCGACCAAATCATCGACCTGGCAGCCCTGAAGAAGAGCGCCGGAGCCTGAGAAGGGTGGGCCCGTTGGGCGCCTGCCCCGT
The sequence above is drawn from the Streptomyces kaniharaensis genome and encodes:
- a CDS encoding RHS repeat-associated core domain-containing protein, with protein sequence MAAVVALAMAGVSVPPAAAWTFPQPEGEVWTPPNTPLGNETVPVKGRDVRPPGAKPAGRTAQWKPEAVAPVVTGTETVTLGLNSAEADAARKATGGASPASGGTTGTKAGALAVEVAPGAGKGESAHAVTVRVAGADKGKAAGAAGPLIALSDAEPVAGGNGRSASVTLDLKALQASGWSDRAALVALPACALTTPERPECRTQTPVPSKTDGSGKITADVTLPPAAAAPLAGKGQNGAVKTSFTTAQAAAADAGSGSSVVIAPTPSPSGPMGNYTATSLSPSMAWTAGSNAGNFTYNYPIQVPPSLGGAAPVVALGYNSAAVDGKTSAVNAQPSWIGDGWGYEPGFIERSYRSCDKAGITGSSDQCWGGQNATLSLGSHSGTIVRDDASGVWHLQSDDGSKIEQLTGAPKAAGDIDYRDMEYWRITTSDGVQYYFGLNHLPGGDGTDPAANSVLTVPVYSPNSGDPCYNSGSGKNSWCQMAWRWQLDYVIDPHGNLTTYKYATEGNKYQRGTVQGGGTGTLTDYQRAGYLKEIAYGQRLDDQKAAKGTASPAAKILFTVAERCTPGATTDCSESQRTTANANAWPDTPVDQICTDSTCVNSAPTFFTTKRLTTISTQVWVNSAPRTVDTWNLNQELADPGDGTKRLLQLDSIQRVPSNGQAEIKNLPAMQFEYKMRANRIDGLVPAEKMFMRPRIQGITTETGGRIDVLYTDPECSRVNNRMPASEDNNSMACMPTKWYQTDPATAKKTLITDWFDKPLVRSVVEQDRVSTPAIEKTTEYTYNGGAAWHRNDAEFADPRTWDNFRGYQSVTTTTGSGAASEAPKTQQTVTYLRGMDGDYLATGQRSVQVASPLGGTVTDSDWLSGRAVATEVYDKAGGTVQTISGSTYSGQPITATHTQSAGAPAIYARFPDSETTATTKAPLADGSWRTTTTVTTTDPANGNRVKQVNDKGDGTASAPETCTSVKYATSDNPQRVLLTSEIVTVQGPCGTTASAANTIAGIRTLYDGRPFSKAGATGDATSTQVLDHFDQAGNPVYIQGATATFDAYGRPLTTATTDGSAYDRDGAQVSGPSTTPAVTSMAFTPASGALPTETRSTGPMPGWTSTVTQDPARGSPLTDTDVNGRVTTAQYDALGRITAVWAPDRPTSELPSKKFTYAVNGTTAPSTVKTEWINDDAVTYSANIDIYDGLGRPRQTQRTSDAKPTGRLITDTVYDTHGWVIKTSNPYYEKGSFPTESVFIPAADGQVPGQMWNTYDGRGRALRSEFRSYGNLQWATTTAYPGADRTDVTPPAGAMPTTAVIDARGHTTALWQYRTTSATGNAADADVTTYGYTPGGLASTRTDSSGNTWSYTYDLRGRQVSASDPDTGVSQTFYDVNSRIDHTVDAKNNTLAYSYDLLGRRTGMYNGSVAPANQLASWTYDTILKGQPTSSTRYVGGASGAAYTKAVTGYDTAYRPLGASVTIPSAEGALAGTYTTTNTYSPVIGSLKKVSIPAAGGLPAETVSYGRTITGLLTAAASLNKAVIAKVEYDALARPVRTTAGEYGKQVVSTQQYDWSTGRVINSFVDRQVGTTSVDQTSYTYTPSGRVTSATTVQDASVTDTQCFTYDYLGRLTNAWTDTGGTFTTADWTDTSGVVHGTGSSTTVAGIGGCKNATGPAVVSPGGRTIGGPAPYWNTYGYDATGNRTSLVQHDITGNSLNDTTTTQTFGAAKSLNTPTSAPNTGGGTGGPHALLTSTTTGPSGTKAVGYQYDAKGRTTAITDTSGTTTLTWNGEDKLESLVKTGQAGATTYLYDADGNQLIRRNPGKTTLNLPTDELTLDTASGSLSNVRSIAGPGGLTYTRVTAAIGGGQVLIQASDPHGTNNLQITATATQPATRRLSDPFGNPRGTQPAAAAWAGSKGFVGGSKDDTTGLTNLGARQYDPGTGRFISPDPILDTANPQQWNGYGYSENDPVNLSDPSGLSSEECGKLYDCHGGTITFSNTAETSGYVDADTQRRYYETFKDDTQSTTHQWISDQITKHPGVSKPMVVKPMSKYDQGVADVLIGFVNGLVQPAKDLKGCVTGKGCKPLATDANPIAGTIQSVSGMVDTGKQMYHQIQNGEYEYTGGEITGLILIALVTHKVAKGLGAEVPCRNSFPPDTPVLMADGSAKAIGDINPDDTVTATDPQTGQTSSETVTAKIVGHDDTQFTELTLSTSDGKTTPQTTHSLVSTAHHPYWDETTKTWTDAQDLQAGHQLYYPGHGLVVLLAIRTYTTAPQTAHNLTVANLHTYYVLAGNTPVLVHNSNCGPDLGGNWTPRAKSAINGVADCDQCALDIQKALGGGDIYQVAGRFPGARPYVYRGVETNWPQHFVVIKDGRAFDAWTGRGGESIEDYMKNFADPSIPGDDANEILKLTPGTLTPNPASGGLTWRPNP
- a CDS encoding RICIN domain-containing protein, producing the protein MSTTPRTIMDTPPPPSIRKRALALTALGTGCALSLALLTAPTALAADGSPTPATPTHGPVGGVRPIVPSMPAPPRTPVQQAILDAIAKAKSTGKPVVVDAMTDSASKTVANPNGTLSTTDNAQPVRIKRDGVWADIDSTLRPNADGTVSPTVASTALTFSGGGNGPMATVTTGDGKKLSVGAPFALPKPSLNGATATYRNVLPDVDLQLTALPVGGWRDVIVVRTPAAAANPALKTLHFPLTAQGLTVSSDDQGRIDVKDDKGALRFRSPSPLQWDSSKPGAAAPAAASRSFARAALTAAPAADPAPVEGTLSTAEAPGDGANVARIGSKATGDAIELTPDPKALGSGTGPWYLDPTLTAVTSYTQSSVEVQENHKDAKNFNAKSNLATGFCGYHSSDPSEDCGTFGRQRAYFQFGVNPAIYTQVAGAQVPPTLFTSILNAQVTGASSPSTATNLGVYWAPTAINGDTNWYQQPCNDNGNQIMGGCTYVGGQPITGTGPMAVEVTDIMKQAAAGKWATWTIGIAPSDTEWTKEYRHYIANNPSVTTTYDITPTIWDPHTTPAPGFAGNGTTTRCTSGGANPWDNPGWIGSNQNVYLTANSYSPSGQPLYTGFHMWDDNDPNFSVKDGGWLGSYNNPGYNLSVGSLSDGHQYGWYAASSDGLLTSPMSAWCYFRVDKTNPRVSISSNDFPPSGTPNPNPAKYMNDEGTFVINADDPAPGQGLQASGVACVRVSTDSTPVTGWKCGQSGTMPAGQPYKYKPKDWGTNTLYAQAMDNAGNYSQPAVYNFYVPWKPGTQPLFGDVDNDQKPDVVTVDKNGDLRIIGGTSDPTTSLAAPAAAAPGNRDYGATWSDFQVSHHGTFAVGQAVDEIIAHYNKDTTSKLREALYLIPNSGTGRYDTLMPIALNRPACTTYGTGAPCPGYNGKNWSDVSQAIALGTPDGEAIGGEPNNPDRKVIMTQTSILTLENNNLYLFQPNGQVDSLDAATLIPATSGSWADLDLINPGAANGATTLPGATDPTYQTTLWARNRTTGDVFAYPLGWKADGTVDYTALTKPGQGIKLAVGQALPAADYPRIGAGDLNNDGTVDLWVIDRTNAIAIFPGKSSTGVKGKVEAFDHWNFAGYADSSVTVHPNLVNWLCADAIGGPNEGTEIAAYACWQTINQRFNFATDGTIRAGSWCVSTKDNALGNGARLVLSRCIGNTGQKWSVRADGRIYLPATVTPDNPGGRCLELPGWSTAQGTRLDIWDCPSLQANQQWTLNYEPHAP